The Anguilla anguilla isolate fAngAng1 chromosome 2, fAngAng1.pri, whole genome shotgun sequence genome contains the following window.
cacacactacatattacatatttacaaaatgcaaaacaaatatgaacaacGAGGAATAACCAAAAATTTGAGCGGACTCTTTCATCCATTTTTAGTTTGGAGATTCCTCCTTCCGCCATCAGATGCCCCTCTCCCTCGAGGTCCCGTAAAAACCCACGTTTACCAGATAAGAGCGGATCCTGGAGCAGACCCTTTCCCAAGAGGCGGCTGATTTTTGTCCACGGGCAGAAACGAGGCTTTATTTTAACCGAAACCAGTCCTGTACTCGTCTCAACGGGAGACGACTGTGCTGCGCTCACAGCTGGCCTGTGATTAGGCCTGCGTCCCCCCGCAGGCGACCGTTCCGAGAGGCCACAGGCGGGGCCACACTCACAGGATTCTGGGAATTTTCTGCTGCTGATGGGGGGGAGGCTGTAGAGGTGGGagattattaaaattaaaactcaCAAATGTGGACAACAAAATGATAATGCTGTGCCATAGCTACAGCCTACGTGTGCCCCTTTTAACTTCCTTCAGTGTACTGCTTCGTAGTGCTGGTTAGAATTTGAGGGACACGTTACTGTTTTTCCTGAGATTCTCAAAGTCTCCATTTTTATTATGGTATTCATgctattgtatgtgtgtatgggcatgtcTATGGAATGGTTATGgtcatattgtgtgtgtgtgtgggtgagagagaggatgttCTCCTGCatagatgagtgtgtgtgtgcaggtatgatAACGAGAGGCCCTTTGGCAGGTGGGCTCACCTGGCTGTTTCTCATAAGGAATGTTGTGCTCAGTCAGCAGTGCCTGCAGTCTCTCAATCTCTTCACTCTGTTTCTGAAACTCCTGTACCCAGAATTCCCGGTCATTAGCCATAAGCAGTAGTCAGAGAAAACTATGGAAGTTTCAACTTGGGCGTATTCAATTGTACAAATACAAACTGACACTGCCTTTTCTGAAGAAACAGGCATTGATTTCATACTCTGAatactctttctttctcatgtAATGCACGTAAAAGTCTCGTTCAAAGGAAGGAACCAAAACGTTTCACACTGACACCATAAAAGGAAAATTATCTAAAGCAGGACTGTTGGGATTTTTGCTTATTTCTGGTATACGCTTACCTCACTGCATTTCTCAAGGGACTCAAACTTTTTTGTGCGGTTACTGCTGTCCTTCTCAGTCACCTTCTGGGTCTTTAAAAAGCCAGCTTCCTCAAAAATGTCCTTGAGCAGGTTATTGTACCCcttaaaatgaacacatttcacatgtgAGAAGACAGAAGAGGTGGTACGGAGGATGCCACGCTGTAGGTAAGGCTGAATGAATGCTAAACGTTAGCCTGAAGCCTGCTGCTCTCACCTGCTCAGTGATGAGCTCCTCATAGCGAGCCTGTTCAGCTTCATCCCACTCCTCCTGTAGCTGCTCACTTAGCGTCGGGTACactgtatgaatgcatgcagacacacacacacacacacacaagcacacacctgTGAGTTAGGTGCTTAGGACCCAAGTCTGTAGGCTACTCTACAACTCTTTCTTTGCGAAACAAGGGCTGAGCGACTGGCACAGAAAGAAATCAATAACGTCCCGGCTTTGATATCCTGCAAATGGAAATCAATGAGGAGAAGAAGCCCAAAGTGCACACACTCCACCTCTTTGCTCCGCTAACAACCGCCTtacctttcctttcttttctctgaaCTGAATTAAACCAAGTCAGACACTTCGCATTCAACAACTCAATGACCTGAAGAGTGAGTATTTCTAAATTACGTCACTGTATGCGCATGCGGCGTTTACGCCACCTTACCTAGGAGTGAATGAGGGTGGCACACGAGTGGCGTCTCAAAAGTCAGGGAGTACATGCACGTGCTGGGCTCTGACACCTGTGCCAGCTTACTGCTGCCCCCGCAGGAGAGAAGCACCTGGGGACAGACCGCACATAAAAGCCCTGCACACAATATAGACATCACAGCCCACGTCACAGTCAATGCtaccattgcattacatttccggcatttagcaaacattcTTAGCCAGAGTGACTGACACAGCTTAGAGTcgttttacatgcaatccatttatacagctgggcatTGGCTGAAGCAGATCAGGTTAaacaccttgctcaaggacacaatGTCAGCACCCCAGGTGGGAATTGATCATATAACACTTGGAGTCGGAAGCCCGGTTTCTAACCCTGACGATGGAAGCCATCTATGCCTGGGTGAATATCGCTGATGACTGCAATGCACTGTGCCTTGGAGGAACTCATGCGAGTCACAGTGAAAGAATCTATTCAGAACCTGAAGTGCATCGGTGCACTAGGAGCAACAGCCTAAGCGTGGGCTCAAGCTCAGCTGATCATGACCAACTCCCACGATTTTGACACAAACCCCATTCTTACTCAAGCTAACTGACATTATAACACAATCCCCCATAACTACCTGAATGTGTGAAACTCATAATGAAAAGCAGTCAGAACAtagtgtgtgagcagtgtggcAGTCAGCCTTATATTAAAAGCCTGCAAGCTGGAAGACAGGGCAACTATTCAACAGACAAGGATAAAGACACAGACAAGGCGGAAgtgtataatgggtaaggagctggtcttgtaacctaaagctCACAGGTTCCATTCCCGGGATGACGAATGCCATTGTACCCTACAGCATGGTGGGTAcccttaacctgcattgcttcagtacatatccagctgtataaatggatgcaatgtaaacgctatgtaaaatgctgttaaagtcactctggacaagaCCGTCAAGTAAATatctgtaatgcaatgcaataaaaaCTGAGCAATTGCTTTTTGGTGTAAATGACCCTACACAGAGCAGAATTTACATGAAACATATACTTTTTTGTTAATAATGTATGACAAAGAGAGTATCTTTACTCAGGAATTCAGCATCTGTGAGTTTGGCAATACTGCCAACAGTAAAGTTATTTACattgctatattgcaaatggCAACCCAACCCACCTTAGTTTGTCTGTTCTTATTCCCACAGGagtctccctccctcatccaCATGGCCTTGAACGTGTTGTTGACGATCTCCCACTCCTGCCAGATTCTGTTAGAGCGATACCAGGTGAATACAGTGCGTCCGGTGGGTCCCAGGAAGGCTGCATTGCTTCATTacagcagaaacacactcacccCAGTATGCCACTGTAGGCGTTCCACCTAAACGTCTGCTCGTGCTGGGTTATGTTGTGGAAAGGGCAGAACTCATATTTATATCtgataaaacagaaatacaggaaATTTTAAGTGACATCATCGAGGCATAACAGAAAACAGCTTCACGTAGATTGGTGTAAAAAAGGGTCTTTTATATCATAAGCTCACAGATCATACTTTCTGTTCAGTGCTTAACATGAAACATAATGCGCTATTCATTAATACCAAACACCTAGCTCTGATGCCATACATACGTAGATTCTATGTAGCTGAAACACTTCCCAGAGAGCCTGTGTAGATGAGCAGGTCCTAAATAAGAAAAGCAGACCATTAAAATACAGAATAACACTGAGGTACAGACAAAGCAATATCTGCagtttcacaaacaaaacaagcctGACTGATCAACACACAGGCCAAACTTTTCATGGCAACGTGGTCTTTGTACAGCCTTTTTCTCTGCTGCGTACTTTCTTTGCTGCTTAAACAGAGCTACAATATTAATTCATAAAGTCTGGATAAATCAATTCACATTCATACTCCcagaaatcacagcacagaCTGTGCATTCCTCTAATCCCAAATGCCACATCCTATACTCCACTCATAAAACAGGTACATTAAGGGTTGGCACAGCTACACAAGGAGAAACCCTCCAAAAACAGCCTCAGTCACTTATTGAGACAACTCTATAAGTGTGCTACAGCCCATAATGGACACCACCAGCAGCAGTCAAAAGGGGAGCTTCAGAAATAGTATACTAAGTACCGGAGTACCACGTACATTACtgttgaaatgtaattaattattcatatttcaccTGATACTGGTGAGGGAGACACTTTGGGCTGAAGTCTGTTCGCTTGTGCTGCCAAGGGGTTGCTGAGCCTACAGAAAAAACACTGTTACTTACAGCAATGACTATTGAACTTAAGATACGGT
Protein-coding sequences here:
- the gnptg gene encoding N-acetylglucosamine-1-phosphotransferase subunit gamma; protein product: MYDYMVRICRARRFGFIFLVIHCAPSALAGKMKIVEEPNTFGLSNPLAAQANRLQPKVSPSPVSGPAHLHRLSGKCFSYIESTYKYEFCPFHNITQHEQTFRWNAYSGILGIWQEWEIVNNTFKAMWMREGDSCGNKNRQTKVLLSCGGSSKLAQVSEPSTCMYSLTFETPLVCHPHSLLVYPTLSEQLQEEWDEAEQARYEELITEQGYNNLLKDIFEEAGFLKTQKVTEKDSSNRTKKFESLEKCSEEFQKQSEEIERLQALLTEHNIPYEKQPASPPSAAENSQNPVSVAPPVASRNGRLRGDAGLITGQL